One Candidatus Nanosynbacter featherlites genomic region harbors:
- a CDS encoding prephenate dehydratase, with product MRIAIQGQAGSFHEQAAKQWYGPEATIVPCVTFGDVFQTYARGQADAIVVAVENTIYGTINETYRHIESCSAPIVGEVTLTIQQTLITNPGTKLEDITSVYSHPVALSQCQHFLQECLPHAAQIEYFDTAGAVEFIKQHGSPHLAAIAGEAAAQLHNMPILKRHIQDAQDNITRFLVLDQTTTVADANRATLVVTTAHQPGSLLEILRTFANQSINLASLQSQPIVGQPWNYKFFITVDAAGPSLRRAINKITATGHKVTLLGEYQTAR from the coding sequence ATGCGTATCGCTATTCAAGGACAAGCTGGATCATTTCACGAACAAGCAGCAAAACAATGGTACGGGCCCGAGGCTACCATCGTTCCGTGCGTGACCTTTGGCGATGTTTTTCAAACCTATGCCCGCGGCCAAGCCGACGCTATTGTCGTGGCAGTAGAAAATACCATTTACGGCACCATCAACGAAACCTACCGTCACATCGAATCCTGCAGCGCTCCTATCGTTGGTGAAGTGACACTTACCATTCAACAAACCCTTATTACCAATCCAGGCACAAAGCTTGAAGACATCACTTCTGTCTATTCACATCCTGTTGCCTTGTCACAATGCCAGCATTTTCTCCAAGAATGCCTACCACACGCTGCGCAAATTGAATATTTTGATACCGCTGGCGCTGTTGAGTTCATCAAGCAACACGGTTCACCACACCTAGCAGCCATCGCTGGTGAGGCCGCCGCTCAGCTACACAATATGCCAATTCTCAAGCGGCACATCCAAGATGCCCAGGACAACATCACTCGTTTCCTCGTTCTCGACCAGACAACGACAGTGGCTGATGCCAATCGAGCAACGCTTGTGGTGACCACCGCCCATCAACCAGGCAGTCTCCTCGAGATACTCCGTACGTTCGCCAATCAGTCCATCAACCTTGCCAGCCTCCAATCCCAGCCCATCGTTGGTCAACCGTGGAACTACAAATTCTTCATAACCGTTGATGCTGCCGGTCCGTCATTACGTCGCGCCATCAACAAAATCACCGCAACCGGTCACAAAGTCACGCTACTTGGAGAATACCAAACAGCACGATAA
- the rpsF gene encoding 30S ribosomal protein S6, with translation MNEYELTVLIHPDLEANLDAALDKVRALIKDNGGEITKEDNWGKKKLAYQIRREDFAVYVYFEATLPSDAPRKISSTLNITDEVLRYLLVKTDEKTRQALAEQRERSEKMAAEATEADA, from the coding sequence ATGAACGAATACGAACTGACCGTTCTTATTCATCCAGATTTGGAAGCAAATTTGGACGCGGCGCTGGACAAGGTTCGAGCGTTGATCAAAGACAATGGTGGTGAAATCACCAAAGAAGACAACTGGGGTAAGAAAAAACTGGCTTACCAAATTCGCCGCGAAGATTTCGCAGTGTATGTGTACTTTGAGGCAACATTGCCATCAGACGCACCGCGCAAGATTTCAAGCACATTGAACATTACTGACGAAGTATTGCGCTACTTGTTGGTAAAGACTGATGAAAAGACCCGTCAGGCATTGGCAGAGCAGCGCGAGCGATCTGAGAAGATGGCTGCTGAAGCTACTGAAGCTGACGCATAA
- a CDS encoding single-stranded DNA-binding protein, whose amino-acid sequence MARSINQVILMGRLTRDPEQRTTTSGRTVVSFSIAVDRQTQDDQADFFDVTAWEKLGELVMQYLSKGRRVLVQGRLRQDSWEDKETGKRRSRIEVVASDVTFLDGPSGDTASSTANISTKEEVVTEIDDKPIDLSEIPF is encoded by the coding sequence ATGGCACGAAGTATCAATCAAGTCATCTTGATGGGAAGATTGACCCGTGATCCTGAGCAGCGCACAACAACGTCAGGTAGGACGGTGGTGAGCTTTTCTATCGCGGTGGATCGCCAAACACAAGATGATCAAGCTGATTTCTTTGATGTCACTGCATGGGAAAAGCTCGGTGAGTTGGTTATGCAGTACCTATCAAAAGGCCGACGCGTATTGGTACAAGGACGCCTTCGCCAAGACAGCTGGGAAGACAAGGAAACTGGCAAGCGACGTTCACGAATTGAAGTGGTTGCTTCTGATGTGACCTTCCTGGATGGGCCAAGTGGTGATACTGCCAGCTCAACGGCAAATATATCAACGAAAGAAGAAGTAGTGACGGAAATTGACGATAAACCAATTGACTTATCAGAAATTCCGTTCTAA
- the rpsR gene encoding 30S ribosomal protein S18 — protein MAKRQKKDTPSVFDYRDVKTLQRYTNVYGQIESIAKTGLTEKQQRSLAVAIKRARHLALLPFVTHG, from the coding sequence ATGGCTAAACGACAAAAAAAGGATACACCAAGTGTATTTGACTACCGAGATGTAAAGACGTTGCAACGATACACCAACGTGTATGGTCAAATTGAATCAATCGCAAAAACTGGCTTGACTGAAAAACAACAGCGAAGCCTGGCAGTCGCCATCAAACGCGCTCGCCACTTGGCATTGTTGCCATTCGTGACACACGGCTAA
- the efp gene encoding elongation factor P — MYQPTDLKKGTICQIDGKPYRVVEYGQKVMGRGGSIVNVKLKNLIDGSVIPKTFKGQEKIESAEVTNKTVQYLYRDGETFYFMDPESFEQFELGAAIVDSAADFLKEGDSLSLQFFDGRVINVELPKNLYLEVTYTEDVVKGDTTSSVLKDATLETGLVIKVPAFIKQGDIVNVDTTTGEYRERKK, encoded by the coding sequence ATGTACCAGCCAACAGATTTAAAAAAAGGAACGATTTGCCAAATAGACGGTAAGCCATATCGCGTGGTTGAATATGGACAGAAGGTGATGGGCCGCGGCGGATCGATTGTTAATGTGAAGTTGAAAAACTTGATTGACGGCAGTGTTATCCCGAAAACCTTCAAGGGGCAAGAGAAGATTGAGTCAGCCGAGGTGACCAATAAAACTGTTCAATATTTGTACCGTGATGGTGAAACATTTTACTTTATGGATCCTGAAAGCTTTGAACAATTTGAATTGGGTGCAGCAATCGTCGACTCAGCAGCTGACTTTTTGAAGGAGGGTGATTCATTGAGTCTGCAGTTCTTTGATGGACGAGTCATCAACGTAGAGTTACCAAAAAACCTCTACCTAGAAGTGACATATACTGAAGATGTCGTGAAGGGTGATACGACATCGAGCGTATTGAAAGATGCGACACTGGAAACTGGCTTAGTCATCAAGGTGCCAGCATTTATTAAACAAGGGGATATTGTTAATGTCGATACAACGACTGGTGAGTATAGGGAAAGAAAAAAGTAG
- a CDS encoding serine hydrolase, whose translation MMGRSVSWWTRNDIERLAKDSAPQTQLQFVTRNGKQEASVGNFGGTVCGRCVADKALDYPWWQRLVPFSLWWRSVEVTNAEVKFDESALEAKMAEYGDSLTLPPENARVEIQNDKVVVVAEKVGRELQSVEARQAIASTQYSLGDKTEVQMKGKRLSAKVTEKQLQELRSRVEKILQRNIAVEFEGKAVKVDKSTIAKLLSFIEDGHNIPKIALNQAKLTEFLEHSFGKVVNKPAGKTVIYMHDGTETKRENGAPGRGIDVAQMTAKVQEVLLSTEEKDSKIALLAKQLPPQPVYKETFSHSALGLQAYVNSVARDHDIRLTVSQVSGENWSAQVRGSESSVSASTYKLYIAMVLMDKIDNNQLTMNDKIGGVSVQECITQMIVNSDNACPEAIIARYKASDITAYLREGKGFKDTSLRGSYVMTSTNDLAKILKGIDDGTLVRGSHRDFLLGLMQRQVYRQGIPAGSGGIVQDKVGFLEGYLNDAAIVTHPKGKYVMSIITKGQSWGKIAEITRKLEDIMYGG comes from the coding sequence ATGATGGGACGGAGTGTTAGCTGGTGGACACGCAATGATATTGAACGGTTGGCGAAGGACAGTGCTCCACAGACACAGCTGCAATTTGTGACAAGAAATGGCAAGCAGGAAGCTTCTGTAGGCAATTTTGGTGGCACAGTGTGTGGTCGTTGTGTGGCTGATAAAGCGTTGGATTATCCGTGGTGGCAGCGTTTGGTGCCGTTTAGTTTGTGGTGGCGTTCGGTTGAGGTTACTAATGCCGAGGTAAAATTTGATGAAAGTGCACTGGAAGCAAAGATGGCTGAATATGGTGATAGCTTAACATTGCCGCCCGAAAATGCACGAGTAGAGATTCAGAATGACAAGGTGGTGGTTGTAGCAGAGAAAGTTGGTCGTGAACTGCAAAGTGTTGAGGCGCGTCAGGCGATAGCTTCGACCCAGTATTCTTTGGGTGACAAGACCGAGGTGCAGATGAAGGGTAAACGTCTGTCTGCCAAGGTGACGGAAAAACAGCTGCAAGAGTTACGCTCTCGTGTTGAAAAGATTTTGCAGCGAAATATCGCCGTGGAATTTGAAGGTAAGGCAGTCAAAGTTGACAAATCAACCATCGCAAAACTTTTGTCTTTCATCGAAGATGGACATAATATCCCTAAAATAGCGCTCAATCAGGCGAAACTAACGGAGTTTTTGGAACATTCATTTGGCAAAGTAGTCAATAAACCAGCTGGTAAAACCGTTATTTATATGCATGACGGCACAGAGACGAAACGTGAGAATGGGGCGCCAGGTCGGGGCATTGATGTCGCGCAAATGACGGCAAAAGTACAAGAGGTGCTGCTTAGTACAGAGGAAAAAGATAGTAAAATTGCCTTGCTGGCTAAACAGTTGCCTCCGCAGCCGGTATATAAAGAGACGTTTTCTCATTCGGCACTGGGGCTGCAGGCTTATGTTAACTCAGTGGCGCGTGATCATGATATTCGCCTGACAGTTAGCCAAGTGTCTGGCGAAAACTGGAGTGCTCAGGTGCGCGGCAGCGAGTCCAGTGTGTCGGCCAGCACGTACAAATTATATATAGCTATGGTTTTGATGGATAAAATTGATAATAATCAGTTGACTATGAATGATAAAATCGGCGGGGTATCTGTGCAAGAATGTATAACGCAGATGATTGTAAACTCAGATAATGCGTGTCCAGAAGCGATTATTGCTCGCTATAAGGCCAGTGACATAACTGCGTATTTGCGTGAGGGCAAAGGGTTTAAGGATACGTCACTCAGGGGATCGTATGTGATGACGTCGACTAATGATTTGGCGAAGATTTTGAAGGGAATTGATGACGGCACTTTAGTCAGAGGTAGCCACCGCGACTTCTTGTTGGGCTTGATGCAGCGACAGGTGTATCGTCAGGGTATACCGGCTGGCAGTGGCGGCATAGTGCAGGACAAGGTTGGTTTTTTGGAAGGCTACCTGAATGATGCGGCTATCGTGACTCATCCAAAGGGTAAATATGTCATGTCAATCATCACTAAGGGTCAGTCATGGGGCAAAATAGCCGAGATAACTCGTAAACTTGAGGATATCATGTATGGCGGCTAA
- a CDS encoding TlyA family RNA methyltransferase, with product MAAKGRLDKELVARGLVASRSQAENYIRLGDVVVDGKVVQKPGYMVGDQALITLSPRERYVSRAGLKLASVASALGITFTDRVVLDVGSSTGGFTDYALKHGAKKVYAVDVGTDQLHPDLRRDSRIELHEKTDIRDFVPDEAPDIVLIDVSFISLRQILPNLASTCKDTTLIVAMVKPQFEAARQQLGNSGVIKNDTIRRQILREFEAWSAKLFVTVDKADSAVAGARGNRERFYALKVAKPTTR from the coding sequence ATGGCGGCTAAGGGGCGGCTTGATAAAGAACTGGTTGCTCGAGGGCTGGTTGCTAGCAGGTCGCAGGCCGAAAACTATATTCGCCTCGGTGATGTTGTGGTTGATGGAAAGGTGGTACAAAAGCCAGGTTATATGGTGGGTGATCAGGCGTTGATTACGTTGTCGCCACGTGAGCGATACGTCAGTCGTGCGGGATTAAAACTAGCGAGTGTCGCTTCAGCTTTGGGTATCACATTTACCGACCGTGTTGTGCTGGATGTTGGCAGTAGCACTGGCGGGTTTACTGATTATGCGCTGAAACATGGCGCCAAAAAAGTATATGCGGTTGATGTTGGAACGGATCAATTACATCCAGATCTGCGGCGTGACTCAAGGATAGAGTTGCACGAAAAAACTGATATTCGGGATTTTGTGCCAGACGAAGCGCCAGATATTGTGCTAATCGACGTATCATTCATCAGTTTACGGCAAATTTTACCGAATCTTGCGAGCACTTGTAAGGATACGACGCTGATTGTGGCCATGGTTAAGCCACAGTTTGAAGCCGCGCGTCAGCAACTGGGTAACAGTGGTGTCATCAAAAATGATACAATTCGGCGGCAGATTTTGCGTGAGTTTGAGGCGTGGTCGGCAAAATTGTTCGTGACGGTGGACAAAGCTGATAGCGCCGTGGCTGGAGCTCGCGGCAATCGTGAGCGATTTTATGCACTAAAAGTAGCCAAACCAACTACACGTTAA
- the ychF gene encoding redox-regulated ATPase YchF, producing MSLSIGIVGLPNVGKSTTFNALTNNDILAANYPFATIEPNTGIVPVPDERLEVLAKLYGSEKILPATVTFVDIAGLVAGASKGEGLGNKFLANIRQCDAIVHVVRAFENNAILRHDEAPVNPKADIDIINTELILADIQTIENRLPRLQKEAKARPATREEVAYLQTLLEQLQSGVPLSSIADLNTELIQDLHLLTAKPVIYAFNVDEAGLTDATLQSELTSLVAPAKALFLSAKLEEELKGLSPAEAAELLESYGVTETGLMQLIHAAYDTLGLQSYLTAGPKEVRAWTIHKGWTAPQAAGVIHTDFEKGFIAAQVVDYHDLVSAGSEAAARAAGKIRTEGKTYVMQPDDVVEFRFNV from the coding sequence ATGAGTTTATCTATTGGTATCGTGGGGCTCCCCAATGTTGGCAAGTCAACCACTTTTAATGCATTAACAAACAACGATATTTTAGCGGCAAACTACCCTTTTGCGACGATTGAGCCGAACACGGGAATTGTTCCGGTGCCAGACGAACGGCTGGAGGTTTTAGCAAAATTATACGGCTCAGAGAAAATTCTGCCAGCCACGGTGACATTTGTGGATATCGCCGGGTTAGTAGCAGGCGCCTCTAAAGGTGAGGGTTTGGGCAATAAGTTTTTAGCAAACATCCGGCAATGTGACGCAATTGTGCATGTGGTTCGTGCTTTTGAAAATAACGCCATTTTGCGCCATGATGAAGCACCAGTCAACCCCAAAGCTGACATTGACATCATCAACACTGAGCTAATCTTAGCAGATATTCAAACCATAGAAAATCGATTGCCACGGTTACAGAAAGAGGCCAAAGCCCGTCCAGCAACTCGCGAAGAAGTCGCCTATCTACAAACACTACTAGAACAACTGCAGTCTGGTGTACCGCTATCTTCAATAGCCGACTTGAACACAGAATTGATTCAAGATCTCCACCTACTGACTGCCAAACCAGTTATTTATGCATTCAATGTTGACGAGGCGGGACTAACCGATGCTACGCTGCAATCAGAGCTGACTTCCTTGGTGGCGCCTGCTAAAGCTTTGTTTTTGAGTGCCAAACTGGAAGAAGAGCTGAAGGGACTATCACCCGCAGAAGCTGCCGAGCTGTTGGAAAGTTACGGCGTCACGGAAACCGGACTCATGCAATTGATTCATGCCGCGTATGATACCCTCGGCCTTCAAAGTTACTTAACTGCTGGACCTAAAGAGGTTCGTGCCTGGACTATCCACAAAGGATGGACGGCACCACAGGCTGCTGGCGTTATTCACACCGACTTTGAAAAAGGCTTCATTGCTGCTCAAGTGGTCGACTATCACGACCTCGTCAGTGCTGGTTCTGAAGCTGCCGCCCGCGCTGCTGGCAAAATACGAACTGAGGGTAAAACCTACGTCATGCAACCTGATGATGTCGTTGAGTTTAGATTTAACGTGTAG